The genomic DNA ATTTGCATTTTGCAGATTACTACAAGGATCGTGGAGTATTGGATTCTGCCAGGCATTATTATGCAAAATCTTTAAATGGATTTAAACAAATGAATTCAACGAAAGGGATACTATTTGTTAACCATTCCATGGCATCGTTTGAACAAAATTTAGGGAATTTTGATAAAGCTTTAAGCTATGCCTATGAAAACATTAATATTTATAAAAAAAGAGATAGTATAGAAGGTACAAATCATAATTTCTTTAATCTTATTGGTTCGGAATACGAACTTATAGGTGGTATACATAAAGAACTTGGAAACTATCATATAGCGTTAACCGAAACTTTAAAGGCATTAAATTTCTTCGAACAAAAAAAAGATAAGTTAAGAAAAGGGGATGCTTTATTACAACTTGGCAATATTGAATATTCATTAGGAAATTATGACAAAGCTTTAGATTATAGCACAAATTCTTATTCCATTTATAAAGATTATAAAGATTTACAATACCAGAGTTATGCAGTCAATGATATAGGAGACACCTATGTCAAACTTCAAAAATTGGACTTAGCAAAACAATATTATGAAACGGCCCTTAAATTGGCTACCGACATAAAAAACAAAGAAATTGAAGGAAGCTCGCTTGTTAACTTAGGAAATACATATGCCCGATTAAAACAATATAGCAAAGCTATTGATCTTTTAAATCAAGGCTTAGACATTCATAGAACATTAGATTATAAAAATGCCATAGCCAAAGACCTTAACCATATTGCCCAAGTTGCCATTGAAACGAAAAGGTTTAATGAAGCTTTTAAAAATCTAGATGAATCCATTATGATTTCGTCAAAAACTGGATCAAAAGAAAATTTAAGCGACGCTTATTATTTAAGGTACAAAGCCAATAAATATGTAAATGATCTTAAAAAGGCACTATCCGATCATGAATATTTCGCCACTATAAACGACTCTGTTTTTAATATTACCAAATCAAAACAAATTGAAGAATTACGCACTATTCATGAAACCGAAAAAAAAGAGCAGCAAATTACACTTCAAAAAAATGAAATAGATCTTTTAAAACAGAAAGGTGAAATAAATAACCTTTACAAAATTTTATTTGGCATTGGTTTTTTGTTGTCGCTAATTGGATTTTATGCAGTACGGCAAAAGCTGAAACATAGCAAAATTGAGAAAGAAAAATTAGACCTTGAATTAGAGTTTAAAAAGAAAGAACTAACAACACACGCCTTGCACCTTGCCAAAAAGAACGAAGTCTTAGAAGGCTTAAAACAACAAGCCAAATCGTTTAAAGCTTCGGAAAGTGGTCTAAAAGGCTATAATCAACTAATTAGAACTATAAATTTTGATTTGAAAGACGATAACAACTGGGAAAATTTTAGCAGATACTTTCAAGAAGTGCATAAGGATTTCAACGTTAACGTGAAGCAAAAATTCCCCGAACTAACGCCAAACGAATTACGTTTAATGTCTTTATTAAAAATGAATTTGTCCTCAAAAGAAATTGCCAATATTCTTAATATTTCTCAAGAAGGTATTAAAAAAGCACGTTATAGGCTTAGAAAAAAATTAAACATTTCTACTGAAGATTCTTTACAGGACTTGATTTTAAAAATTTAGTCACCAGTAAATATCTACCACTAAAAGTAATGGCTATGGCCAACCCTTAAAAGGGTTTTAAATTTTTAATTGTTAGACCTGTCAGGTTTTCAAAACATAAGTGTTCGGAAGAGCTTTAAGAGGTATCAAATATATCAGATTTGCGTGGATCTCCCTCGCAAATCACTACTATTTCTCTTATTATTTCCATATTTAGTTCCTCGGTAAATTCGTATTTAGCTATTTTATAACTCTTTACATTGTTTAGTTTTTTGTAAAGCAATAAAAGTATCCCAACAATCATGGTCATATACATCATGACCTTGATTCCGTTTTCACTTTGGTTGACAAGATGCTTAAAATGCAAGTGCTGCTTTATGAACTTAAAGAACACTTCAATGTCCCAACGTCTTTTATAAATCTCGGTAACATCATCCGCATTTAAATCTTCTATATTAGTCAGGAACAGTAACTCTTCCCTTGTCTGCTTTGAATGTGACCTTATAAGCCTGAAGGGTTTCTTTAAAAGTGATTTGTTCTGATGGTACAAGTATACCCTCTCATCACTAAAGATATTTAGAGTATCGGTCTCAATACTGTTTCCCAACCTATTTTGCTCAATGACCTTTATACTCTTTGTCGGGTTTATTCTTGTGACAAAGAAGATGTCCAACTGGTTGAATTCTTGAAACGTTGTTCTTTTCTTTAAACCTCTATCAAAAACGACTACCTCTGTACCCTTGATATTGGCATTAAGAATCGCTTCACGTAAGGTCAGGTCTTCTGCTAAGTGCTTCTGTTCGTTATAAAAACGAATATTGCTCGGCAGGTTGTTGGTCAGGCCAACAGTGAATTTTATCTGTTTCTTGCCATGCTCACCTTTCTTGTTCTTCAGCCCGTTGACCATCCCTTTTTTTAATAGTTTGGCAGAAAGGGACAGGCTTGTTGAATCAAATTGGCGAATATTGTAGGGCTCCTGTTCTGTATCAAAGTATTGTTCGGAAAGCTCATAAACATGGGCATGTATCCTTTCGAAATACTCTGAGTTTATAACGGAAATACGCTCTGACAAGCTACTGTGCCTAATGGTCTGACCTTTTTCTATTCCAGAATAAAGCTTGAATAGGTTGTTGGAAAATGTTTTCTCCATGAGACGCAAACTGATCTTTTTATCGTCTAAAAGGGACATCAGCAATAATTTGAAAACAACTTCGCCTTGTAACTTTTTTGATTTATAGTTTGTACCCGTCTCCAAGGCCAAAGACGTTAAAAAATCATTGCCTATTAGTTTTAATAAACTGTGAACACTAACTTTTTTTCTCATGTAACCTTGATTTAAGAAACTAATGTATGAAAATATGTCAATGAACTTTGCTCTTCCGAACACTTATGTTTTCAAAACCTGACAGGTCTTTAGTCTACCAAACTTACTCTTTTACAATTTTTCTATAACATAGAATCCAAGATCATCTTTATATCCTTTTCTGTAGTGTCAGGGTTAATAAAGCAGAATCTTGAAACAGTTTCATAAGTATCCCCTTTTTTCCATTTAGTTGGCGTTACTAATGCAAAACCTTTTCGATGATTTTCATAAGTCCAATTCGTGTAATCTTCTGGCTTCCATCCTATTCTTCTATATAATACACACGATAAGCTTGGTTTTCGAACGAGTTCTACATGAGGATTTTCAGTAATCATCCTACCTGCTATTTGGGCCAGTTCGATACCTCGCTCTACGGCTTCTTTATATCGGTCTGTTCCATGAGTAGCCAACGAAAACCATAAAGGCAACCCTCTTACGCGACGCGTTAATTGTATTTGGTAATCGGTTGGATTAAAACCATCAGCCCCTTCATCTTTAAAAATATCGAGATACGATCCTTCTTGTGAATGTGCTTCCTTAGCTAATTCCGGGTTTTTATAAATAACAGCACCGCAATCATAAGGAGAAAACATCCATTTATGTGGATCTATGGTAATACTATCTGCCTTTTCAATACCGTTGAACAAATGTCTAACAGAGTCAGCCGCTAAGGCTCCTCCACCATAAGCCGCATCCACATGAAACCATAAATTCTCTTTTTCGCAAATATTGGCGATACCTTCTAAATCATCAATAATACCAGCATTGGTTGTCCCACCTGTTGCTACCACAGAAAATAACCGCTTACGTTGTTGTTTGGTCATACCTTTAATAGTATGCTGTAATTCTTCTCCATGCAATCTATCTTCCGTATCTACCAATAACACATCCACATCTATAACCTTTGCCATAGCTTTTATGGAAGAATGCGCTCCTATAGAAGTAATAATAAGTCCTTTTTCTCCTTTAAAAGCATCATTTTTTCTCCAATATTCTCTGGCGGTAACCATAGCGGAAAGATTTGCTGCCGTACCCCCACTCGTAAAAACACCAAATGCACCATTTGGCAAGCCTGTTAAAGATACAATCCATGTCATAGCTTCATTTTCACAGAAAATACCACCTGCACCTTCCATCCAATAAGCCCCATGAATGCTAGAAGCAGAGGTTACCAAATCGAACATAATGGATGCTCTAGTTGGTGATGCAGGTACAAATGCTAAATGCCTTGGATGATCTATAGGCACTGTCGCTTTCATTAAATATTTTTTCCACAAATTAAAAGCATACTCACCCCCAACGCCTTTATCAGTAATCGTTTCCCCTACCAGCTCTTTAAGTTTGGCTTCACTTTTTGGTTTCCCTATTTTACTTTGCGTTGCAGAAAGTCTATCAATGGCATATTTCATGACATCCATAGTCATTTCAACCAATTCAATATCAATTTTGTGCATCTATTAAAGATTTAGTATTAAGAATTCATCTTTTAAAGGCTCTAGATTTTTTATAAGATTAGGAATGAGTTCCTGACCATATTCTAAATAAAACTCAGAGAAATTAGTATTTCGTTCTTGTAAACTTTGACTAGGGAACAATTGTTCTTGCAACCCGGTTATTCTGGACACTTGATCTGCCAAGGTTTTCTTTTGAGCTTTAAGTAATCTTTTTTCTAAATGCTCCAAGCCTTTTAACTGTTTCACTTCTTGTGCTTTTACTGCGCCAATAAAAGACTTGTCTGTTTGCTCTGCCAAGGCGAATAGTTCTTTAAATTGTGCTTCTAAATGTGTTTTCTGAGGCGAAAAGTCAATATCTATATTCGATATCTGCCTTACTTTTTTATTGATAAAAGCATCTCGTTTTAAAAAGAGATCTTCATTGGAAACATTTAGCTTTTTTAGTTTATCTGCTTGTTGTTTTGTCTGTATTAAAACCGAGTTACGCAATAACAATATAGGAAATGGAACATCAACAGTGTTAAAGAATTGTTTTAATTGAAACCAATAAGCCAACTCACCACCTCCGCCTATGTAGCATAGATTAGGTAATATCACTTCTTGGTATAATGGACGCATAATCACATTTGGAGAAAATCGTTCTGGATGCTCCAAAAGTTCCTTTTGCATGTCGTTCTTGTTCCAATTAATTTCTGTATTCAATACTTTATAAACATCATCTTCAAAAACGATCCGTTCTCGTAAATTTTCTTTTAAATAGAATACATTAATCTCCCTCGGATTCACTTGAATACTGTATGCTTTAGAAAGGGTTTTGTTTGTTCCTGAAACAGATTTAAAAGCTGTCTGATTCAACAATTCATCTTCTATATAAGGAGCGAATTGTTTTTTTAGATCAGTATCATTAGCATCAATTATAACTAAACCATAATCTTTAAATAGCGCATTAGCCAAATAACGTGTGGCATCTGCCAAATTAGTATGCTTTAAGTAAGCGTTGTTAAATAAATCTCTTAAATAATCCGCATTTTTACTAATTCCTAATGCTTTTGAATATAAATTAAATACGTCTTCTAAGCCTTCTAGCGATAATTCTCCTACTGCACCTTCCGACGCTCTATTCCATTGTACTTTCCTGCCTTTAAAATTGAAATAATTAATCTCATCAAAATCATGATCCTCTGTCGCCATCCAATAAACGGGCACAAAATTATATTCAGGATAGGTTTCCTTTAATTCCTTAGAAAGATTAATTGCAGAAACTATTTTATATAAAAAGTATAAGGGTCCTGTAAACAAATTAAGCTGATGCCCTGTGGTAATTGTAAAAGTGTTTTCTAATAATAAACTTTCAATATTCTGAAGTGTTTGTTCTGAAGTTTCTAAGTTATTGTATTGATTTTGAATAGCATGAGTCAAAACAGTTCTCGACTGCACTTTAAAAGCCCCGCGTTTCTCTTCTATTTGGCTTTTGAAATTTTCAACACTTGGAAAACGATTGTAAAACTGACTTAAATTTTCTTTCTCTGCTAAATAATCACAAATCAATGATGAAAAATAGCCTGTTTTATGAAAAGGAATACTTTTTTGCTGCATATATAAGTAAAAAATTATGTAAATATACAGCTATTCTATTTTTTGAAATCCAAAAATTAAGTTAAGACTTTTTTATTGTACTCGAAACTGATATATTCCAGAATCTGAAGTATTCCCTAAGGAATCTTTAGTAATAACTTTCCAATAATAAATGGTGTTTGATGATACATCTACGGTTAATTCATTTGCATTTACATCGCTAGCAATAGCACTTGGTATAGCTTCAGTTCCGAAATAAACGTCATAACCAACAATATCATTATCAACATCACTTCCAGTCCATTGCAAAATCACCCTATTTGTAGTTGTTATTGATTGTGCCATTTCTGGAGTAATAATTACAGCTGGGAATGGGGCATATGATTGCACCCCTGGTCCTGCATTATAAAATTGCCACGTATCACTTTTTTCTGTTTTAGAACCTTTAGTAGATTCTACATACCACTTAAAGGGAGCTGCGCGCTGTATAACAATTGGAATAATATCTTCAGTAGTTTCTTGTACAATAATATTTCCTGTCGATAAATTTTCTACGACTATTTTATAATTGTCTGAGGCATTATCTTTCCATTCAAAAAACACAGTACTTTCTGTTGGTGTTAAATTGGTCCCTAAATTGCATAACGAACTTTCTTGCGGAAAGAACAACTCTACTGCGGAATCTACTCCCGAATCTGGGTTTTCGCCCGTTGGGTTTTCTTCTCCTTCATTAGGGTTATCATCGGAAGAACTTCTGCTACATCCAAAAACTAAAAATACTAAACAAAATATATAAAGTATAGGTCTCATTTTTTTACAATTTTAAATGTGGATGTGGATTCATTAGTTTTAATAGACAGCGAGTAAAAACCATTTGCTAATCTATCTGTATCAACAGTATAACTATTACTTTGCGGGTTTGTTAATGTTTTTGAATATACCAACTGCCCCAAATAAGAATACATGTTTATAATTACTATATCAGATTCATTAGACCCTAAATATAGATTAACTTCATTTTCAAACGGATTAGGATAAACCATCAGTTCATCAGAGACAAATATATTTTCTTCGTGTACGCCCTGACATTCCAAATCGGTACTAATTTTTATAGTATTAGCACCGTTTTGCAAACTTAACTTCATAGTCGTATCTGTTGTACTAAATTTCAATCCATTAAAATCTATATGATAACTAGAACTACCAGACAGGTCTAGGGCAACTTTTTTACCATTGGCACTTTTACTAGCTATAACACTTAATGGCTCTGGCTGGCTAATCACAACATCATAGCAATTTATATAATCTGGCCATTCTTCAATGGTAATGCACATTCTATAGGTACCTGCCAACAGATTTAGGATGTCAATATCATTAGTAAAATGGTATTCT from Flavivirga abyssicola includes the following:
- the bshC gene encoding bacillithiol biosynthesis cysteine-adding enzyme BshC codes for the protein MQQKSIPFHKTGYFSSLICDYLAEKENLSQFYNRFPSVENFKSQIEEKRGAFKVQSRTVLTHAIQNQYNNLETSEQTLQNIESLLLENTFTITTGHQLNLFTGPLYFLYKIVSAINLSKELKETYPEYNFVPVYWMATEDHDFDEINYFNFKGRKVQWNRASEGAVGELSLEGLEDVFNLYSKALGISKNADYLRDLFNNAYLKHTNLADATRYLANALFKDYGLVIIDANDTDLKKQFAPYIEDELLNQTAFKSVSGTNKTLSKAYSIQVNPREINVFYLKENLRERIVFEDDVYKVLNTEINWNKNDMQKELLEHPERFSPNVIMRPLYQEVILPNLCYIGGGGELAYWFQLKQFFNTVDVPFPILLLRNSVLIQTKQQADKLKKLNVSNEDLFLKRDAFINKKVRQISNIDIDFSPQKTHLEAQFKELFALAEQTDKSFIGAVKAQEVKQLKGLEHLEKRLLKAQKKTLADQVSRITGLQEQLFPSQSLQERNTNFSEFYLEYGQELIPNLIKNLEPLKDEFLILNL
- a CDS encoding pyridoxal phosphate-dependent decarboxylase family protein, which gives rise to MHKIDIELVEMTMDVMKYAIDRLSATQSKIGKPKSEAKLKELVGETITDKGVGGEYAFNLWKKYLMKATVPIDHPRHLAFVPASPTRASIMFDLVTSASSIHGAYWMEGAGGIFCENEAMTWIVSLTGLPNGAFGVFTSGGTAANLSAMVTAREYWRKNDAFKGEKGLIITSIGAHSSIKAMAKVIDVDVLLVDTEDRLHGEELQHTIKGMTKQQRKRLFSVVATGGTTNAGIIDDLEGIANICEKENLWFHVDAAYGGGALAADSVRHLFNGIEKADSITIDPHKWMFSPYDCGAVIYKNPELAKEAHSQEGSYLDIFKDEGADGFNPTDYQIQLTRRVRGLPLWFSLATHGTDRYKEAVERGIELAQIAGRMITENPHVELVRKPSLSCVLYRRIGWKPEDYTNWTYENHRKGFALVTPTKWKKGDTYETVSRFCFINPDTTEKDIKMILDSML
- a CDS encoding IS4 family transposase, which produces MRKKVSVHSLLKLIGNDFLTSLALETGTNYKSKKLQGEVVFKLLLMSLLDDKKISLRLMEKTFSNNLFKLYSGIEKGQTIRHSSLSERISVINSEYFERIHAHVYELSEQYFDTEQEPYNIRQFDSTSLSLSAKLLKKGMVNGLKNKKGEHGKKQIKFTVGLTNNLPSNIRFYNEQKHLAEDLTLREAILNANIKGTEVVVFDRGLKKRTTFQEFNQLDIFFVTRINPTKSIKVIEQNRLGNSIETDTLNIFSDERVYLYHQNKSLLKKPFRLIRSHSKQTREELLFLTNIEDLNADDVTEIYKRRWDIEVFFKFIKQHLHFKHLVNQSENGIKVMMYMTMIVGILLLLYKKLNNVKSYKIAKYEFTEELNMEIIREIVVICEGDPRKSDIFDTS
- a CDS encoding tetratricopeptide repeat protein, whose amino-acid sequence is MKRLVLYLSLVLIPCFLISQNDKKIDSLIKLSKTLPENETKAAILGTIYEELMFKDSKLSFEYAKRSYELSKKLNYQKGIASGYLHFADYYKDRGVLDSARHYYAKSLNGFKQMNSTKGILFVNHSMASFEQNLGNFDKALSYAYENINIYKKRDSIEGTNHNFFNLIGSEYELIGGIHKELGNYHIALTETLKALNFFEQKKDKLRKGDALLQLGNIEYSLGNYDKALDYSTNSYSIYKDYKDLQYQSYAVNDIGDTYVKLQKLDLAKQYYETALKLATDIKNKEIEGSSLVNLGNTYARLKQYSKAIDLLNQGLDIHRTLDYKNAIAKDLNHIAQVAIETKRFNEAFKNLDESIMISSKTGSKENLSDAYYLRYKANKYVNDLKKALSDHEYFATINDSVFNITKSKQIEELRTIHETEKKEQQITLQKNEIDLLKQKGEINNLYKILFGIGFLLSLIGFYAVRQKLKHSKIEKEKLDLELEFKKKELTTHALHLAKKNEVLEGLKQQAKSFKASESGLKGYNQLIRTINFDLKDDNNWENFSRYFQEVHKDFNVNVKQKFPELTPNELRLMSLLKMNLSSKEIANILNISQEGIKKARYRLRKKLNISTEDSLQDLILKI